The Camelina sativa cultivar DH55 chromosome 14, Cs, whole genome shotgun sequence genome includes a window with the following:
- the LOC104742503 gene encoding uncharacterized protein LOC104742503, translating to SGARKNRTVYSKVHEFGTNHDLSLCSSPDSSKYHYSNATATEPPVTKLHKPNDHHDHDQDDQINDDCFEFNDFDIGDDSFSSLDPFATTDDSISSLINDPSPFAATTHSDPFTSFAATPQSDPPTTTGLLYDIDCDDSIFEKIAKDLEEQQKRMQLKVQKKQRPQQHR from the exons TCAGGTGCACGAAAAAATCGAACGGTGTATTCAAAAGTACATGAGTTTGGAACAAACCATGACTTATCTCTATGTTCATCACCAGATTCGTCAAAATATCACTATAGCAA TGCTACTGCTACTGAACCACCAG TAACAAAGTTGCATAAACCTAATgatcatcatgatcatgatcaagATGATCAGATTAATGATGATTGTTTTGAgtttaatgattttgatattggAGATGATTCATTCTCTTCTCTCGATCCGTTTGCTACAACTG ATGATTCAATTTCTTCTCTCATCAACGATCCGTCACCGTTTGCCGCAACAACACACTCAGATCCTTTTACATCGTTTGCTGCAACACCGCAATCAGATCCTCCTACAACAACTGGTCTACTATATGATATTGATTGTGATGATTCGATCTTTGAAAAGATTGCTAAAGATTTAGAAGAGCAACAAAAGAGAATGCAACTAAAAGTCCAGAAGAAACAACGACCACAACAACACCGTTAA
- the LOC104742504 gene encoding putative fucosyltransferase-like protein — MGVFSNLRGPRIGAESGGANANGSPSSSSSSSSSPSTSIKRKLSNLLPICVALVVIAEIGFLGRLDKVALVDTLTDFFTQSPSSLSQSPPARSDRKKIGLFTDHCEEWLTREDSVSYSRDFTKDPIFVSGGAKDFQSCSVDCTFGDSSGKTPDAAFGLGQQPGTLSIIRSMESAQYYPENDLAQARRRGYDIVMTTSLSSDVPVGYFSWAEYDIMAPVQPKTQKAIAAAFISNCGARNFRLQALEGLMKTNIKIDSYGGCHRNRDGKVDKVEALKRYKFSLAFENTNEEDYVTEKFFQSLVAGSVPVVVGPPNIEEFAPASDSFLHIKSMEDVEPVAKRMKYLAANPAAYNQTLRWKYEGPSDSFKALVDMAAVHSSCRLCIFLATRTREQEEKSPNFKKRPCKCSRGGSDTVYHVFVRERGRFEMESIFLRGKNLTQEALESAVGTKFKSLKYEPVWKKERPVSLRGDSELRVHKIYPLGLTQRQALYNFKFEGNSSLSTHIENNPCAKFEVVFV, encoded by the exons ATGGGTGTTTTCTCGAATCTTCGAGGACCCAGAATTGGAGCTGAATCAGGAGGAGCCAATGCCAATGGctctccttcatcatcatcatcttcttcttcttcaccatctacATCAATCAAGCGAAAGTTGTCTAATTTGCTACCAATCTGCGTTGCTCTGGTAGTTATAGCTGAGATCGGGTTCCTGGGTCGGCTCGATAAAGTCGCTTTGGTCGATACGTTGACCGACTTCTTCACCCAGTCTCCTTCATCACTCTCGCAGTCTCCTCCGGCTAGATCCGATCGGAAGAAGATCGGATTGTTCACGGACCACTGCGAGGAGTGGTTGACGAGAGAAGATTCAGTTTCTTATTCTCGAGATTTCACTAAAGATCCGATTTTTGTCTCTGGTGGAGCAAAG GACTTTCAATCGTGTTCTGTGGATTGTACATTTGGAGATAGTTCAGGTAAGACACCGGATGCTGCGTTTGGATTAGGTCAGCAACCTGGAACTCTTAGTATAATCCGTTCTATGGAATCAGCACAGTACTATCCAGAAAATGATCTCGCTCAGGCACGACG GAGAGGTTATGATATTGTGATGACCACTAGTCTATCATCAGATGTTCCTGTTGGGTATTTTTCATGGGCGGAGTATGATATTATGGCTCCAGTACAACCAAAGACTCAGAAAGCCATCGCAGCTGCTTTTATTTCCAATTGTGGTGCTCGGAATTTTCGTCTACAAGCACTTGAAGGCCTGATGAAGACTAACATCAAGATTGATTCTTATGGTGGTTGTCATCGGAACCGCGATGGAAAAG TTGACAAGGTTGAAGCTCTTAAGCGATACAAATTCAGTTTGGCTTTTGAGAACACTAACGAGGAGGATTATGTCACTGAGAAATTCTTCCAATCCCTAGTTGCTG GATCCGTCCCGGTGGTAGTTGGTCCTCCAAATATAGAAGAATTTGCACCTGCTTCAGACTCATTCCTTCACATTAAGAGTATGGAAGATGTGGAGCCAGTTGCAAAGAGAATGAAGTATCTCGCAGCTAATCCTGCTGCTTATAATCAGACACTAAG ATGGAAGTACGAGGGTCCTTCAGATTCTTTCAAGGCACTTGTTGATATGGCTGCTGTGCACTCTTCTTGCCGTCTCTGCATTTTCCTGGCCACGAGGACCcgagaacaagaagagaagagcCCGAATTTCAAGAAACGGCCATGCAAATGCAGCAGGGGAGGATCAGACACAGTTTATCATGTTTTTGTTAGAGAAAGAGGCCGGTTTGAAATGGAATCCATCTTTTTAAG GGGTAAAAATCTGACTCAGGAAGCTCTAGAATCCGCGGTTGGCACCAAATTCAAGTCTCTTAAATATGAGCCGGTTTGGAAGAAGGAAAGGCCTGTAAGCTTAAGAGGAGACAGTGAGCTTAGAGTACACAAGATTTATCCACTTGGCCTAACGCAACGACAAGCTTTGTACAACTTCAAATTCGAGGGAAATTCGAGTCTAAGTACTCACATTGAAAACAATCCTTGTGCTAAATTTGAGGTTGTCTTTGTCTAG